The following are from one region of the Baumannia cicadellinicola str. Hc (Homalodisca coagulata) genome:
- a CDS encoding amino acid aminotransferase, with product MFESISTAPTEPILGMLDVFRADNRQYKINLGIGVYQDETGNTPILNSVKQAEALLLDQEINKNYLSIDGLPIFNHYTKQLLFGVNNTIVSNIVARCAQTPGGTSALRVAAEFLLQHTAATRIWISNPSWPNHKNIFQAAGLQVKKYVYYNSIKHTIDFNGMLNSLSQAKASDIVLFHGCCHNPSGMDLSIEQWSELANLTRKKHLLPLFDLSYQGFASSLENDTEGLKIFFLTNSELIICSSYSKMFSLYNERVGACTIVATESDIVNRAFSQIKSIIRTNYSNPPAHGALIVATILGNDRLRSIWERELQHMRERIKKMRMLLVTTLQDKNVQQDFSFINQQNGMFSFSGLTPKQVLKLRHQFGIYLVNSGRINVAGITLNNIEQLCEAIIAVL from the coding sequence ATGTTTGAATCTATCTCTACTGCTCCTACTGAACCTATTCTAGGCATGCTGGATGTTTTTCGGGCTGACAATAGACAGTATAAAATTAACCTAGGTATCGGAGTATACCAAGACGAAACTGGTAATACACCAATACTTAATAGTGTTAAACAAGCTGAAGCTTTATTACTAGATCAAGAAATAAATAAAAACTATCTTAGTATTGATGGTCTACCAATTTTTAATCATTACACTAAACAGTTATTATTTGGCGTAAATAATACCATAGTTAGTAATATTGTTGCTCGCTGTGCGCAAACACCAGGAGGTACTAGTGCTTTACGCGTAGCCGCTGAATTTTTATTACAGCATACAGCTGCAACGCGCATTTGGATTAGTAATCCTAGTTGGCCAAACCATAAAAATATATTTCAAGCTGCTGGTCTTCAGGTTAAGAAGTATGTTTACTATAATAGTATTAAACATACTATTGATTTTAATGGTATGCTTAATAGCCTTAGCCAAGCTAAAGCTAGTGATATAGTTTTATTTCACGGATGTTGCCATAATCCAAGTGGTATGGATTTAAGTATAGAACAATGGTCTGAACTAGCTAATTTAACAAGAAAAAAACATTTGTTGCCACTATTTGACTTATCTTATCAAGGATTTGCTTCTAGTTTAGAGAATGATACTGAAGGATTAAAAATTTTTTTTCTAACTAATAGTGAATTAATTATCTGTAGTTCTTACTCTAAAATGTTTAGTTTATACAACGAACGTGTTGGAGCTTGTACAATAGTAGCAACAGAAAGCGATATAGTTAATCGTGCATTTAGTCAAATTAAATCAATTATTCGTACTAACTACTCTAACCCACCGGCACATGGTGCATTAATTGTTGCAACTATACTTGGCAATGATAGACTACGTTCAATCTGGGAACGAGAACTACAACATATGCGGGAAAGAATCAAAAAGATGCGTATGTTATTAGTAACAACATTACAAGATAAAAATGTACAACAAGACTTTAGCTTTATTAACCAACAAAATGGTATGTTCTCATTTAGTGGTCTAACCCCCAAACAAGTATTAAAATTACGCCACCAGTTTGGTATTTATTTAGTTAATTCTGGTCGCATTAACGTAGCTGGTATTACTCTCAATAACATAGAGCAACTCTGTGAGGCAATTATTGCAGTACTATAA
- the asnS gene encoding asparagine--tRNA ligase, with the protein MIILPIAKILQGIILAADHEVIVQGWVRTRRDSKAGISFLSIYDGSCLDSLQVIINHDLPNYKSDVLHLTTGCSVVITGSIVTSIGVGQHFEIQAKNIKVLGWVKNPETYPITAKKHSLEFLREVAHLRPRTNIIGAVTRVRHTLAQAIHRFMHIEGFFWVSTPLITTFNCEGAGEMFRVSTLDLENLPYTSKGKINYEKDFFGKEAFLTVSGQLNGESYACALSKIYTFGPTFRAENSNTSRHLAEFWMVEPEVAFANLTDIAILAEKMLKYIFNAILIERVDDINFFAEQINKNIIKRLEQFISSNFAQIDYTEAIDILQNCKQKFDHTVFWGMDLFAEHERYLADKHFQAPVVVTNYPKDIKAFYMRINDDGKTVAAMDVLAPGIGEIIGGSQREERLAKLDQRLADRGLNIEDYWWYRDLRSYGTVPHSGFGLGLERLMIYITGMHNIRDVIPFPRNPRQASF; encoded by the coding sequence ATGATCATACTACCCATAGCAAAAATATTACAAGGAATTATTTTAGCAGCTGATCATGAAGTCATTGTACAAGGTTGGGTGCGTACTCGTAGGGATTCTAAAGCAGGAATTTCATTTCTTTCTATTTACGATGGATCATGTTTAGATTCATTACAAGTAATAATTAATCATGATCTTCCAAATTATAAAAGTGATGTTTTGCATTTAACTACAGGCTGCTCAGTAGTAATAACTGGAAGTATCGTTACATCAATTGGTGTTGGTCAGCACTTTGAGATACAGGCTAAAAATATTAAAGTACTAGGGTGGGTTAAAAATCCAGAAACATATCCTATAACAGCTAAAAAGCATAGTCTTGAATTTTTAAGAGAAGTAGCACACTTACGCCCACGTACTAATATCATTGGCGCAGTTACTAGAGTACGACATACTTTAGCACAGGCTATTCATCGTTTTATGCATATAGAAGGCTTTTTCTGGGTTTCGACTCCATTAATTACTACTTTTAATTGTGAAGGTGCCGGCGAAATGTTCCGTGTTTCTACACTAGATTTAGAAAATTTACCTTATACCAGTAAAGGTAAGATAAACTATGAAAAAGATTTTTTTGGTAAGGAAGCTTTCCTAACAGTTTCAGGTCAGTTGAATGGAGAAAGTTATGCCTGTGCTTTATCTAAAATATATACTTTTGGCCCTACATTTCGAGCAGAAAACTCGAATACTAGTCGTCATTTAGCAGAGTTTTGGATGGTTGAACCTGAAGTTGCATTTGCTAATTTAACAGATATTGCTATTCTTGCAGAAAAAATGCTGAAGTATATTTTCAATGCTATTTTAATAGAACGTGTTGATGATATCAATTTTTTTGCAGAACAGATTAACAAAAATATTATTAAAAGATTAGAACAATTTATTAGTTCTAATTTTGCTCAAATAGACTATACCGAAGCAATAGATATCTTACAAAATTGTAAGCAAAAGTTTGATCATACTGTATTTTGGGGTATGGATCTGTTTGCTGAGCATGAACGCTATCTTGCTGATAAACATTTTCAAGCTCCAGTCGTCGTAACGAATTATCCAAAGGATATCAAAGCTTTTTATATGCGTATTAACGATGACGGTAAAACTGTAGCAGCGATGGATGTGCTAGCTCCAGGCATTGGTGAAATTATAGGTGGTTCACAACGTGAAGAACGCCTGGCTAAGCTAGATCAACGCTTAGCTGACAGAGGACTAAATATCGAAGATTATTGGTGGTATCGTGATTTACGTAGTTACGGAACTGTGCCTCATTCAGGTTTTGGATTAGGTTTAGAGCGATTAATGATTTATATAACAGGAATGCATAATATTCGTGATGTTATACCATTTCCTAGAAATCCGCGGCAGGCCTCATTTTGA
- a CDS encoding AAA family ATPase has product MTNNKLLWQDLFPNTKNFEAVFQQLYEPLELPLFHIQNRLISCLKQLCHSKHPSSFMLLNAREEEEYFQLITDTVKTIMPIAQKPIGGRYIVTGMNIHWDNKSQIKDNFTAKDVCTWQAWVEQEQLFGGLYCYKDIINLQPGLVHNINGGILVIGAHTLVSQPLLWLRLKQMILNQRFDWLPANNNQPLSVYIPSMPINLRLIIIGEHKTLTILNNIDPNIFRIALYGEFELNKCINNAQDMKQWCSWVNTLAYNQGFKALNHDAWPELIKQAVRYSGDQFHLPLCPHWLTHRLKEAALYCNKQPINATALLESNRIRFWQESYLCDLIQQEITEGQIMVDTEKKITGQVNGLSVLSFSSHPLIVGQPSRISCVVYFGDGEINDIESKAELSGHLHTKGMMIMQAFLMSVLKLERQLPFSASLVFEQSYDEIDGDSASLAELVVLISALANQPIDQQIAITGSVDQFGRVQSIGHVNEKIECFFKLCQTRGLTGTQGVIIPLTNVRHLCLHDDVIQAVQLGTFSLWPVNNIYQALEILTAMPFDHEILPSLMKYIRERILQIYRYEQKQLPWYLRWLTKLIIKK; this is encoded by the coding sequence TTGACTAACAATAAATTATTATGGCAGGATTTATTTCCTAATACAAAAAATTTTGAGGCTGTTTTTCAACAACTATATGAGCCTTTAGAATTACCTTTGTTTCATATCCAAAATAGATTAATTAGCTGTTTGAAACAACTTTGTCATTCTAAACATCCTAGTAGTTTTATGTTGCTTAACGCTAGAGAAGAAGAAGAATATTTTCAATTAATTACTGATACAGTTAAAACTATTATGCCTATAGCTCAGAAACCAATAGGTGGAAGATATATAGTCACAGGTATGAATATTCATTGGGATAATAAATCACAAATAAAAGATAATTTCACTGCTAAAGATGTCTGTACTTGGCAAGCTTGGGTAGAACAAGAGCAACTATTTGGAGGATTATACTGCTACAAAGATATTATTAATCTACAACCAGGTTTAGTACACAACATTAATGGTGGTATTTTAGTCATAGGTGCCCATACACTAGTTAGTCAACCTCTATTGTGGTTGCGTTTGAAACAGATGATTCTTAATCAGCGTTTTGATTGGTTACCGGCCAACAACAATCAACCACTTTCAGTTTATATTCCTTCTATGCCAATTAACTTACGACTAATTATAATTGGTGAACATAAAACACTAACTATATTAAATAATATAGATCCTAATATTTTTAGAATAGCATTATATGGAGAATTCGAATTAAATAAGTGTATTAACAATGCTCAAGACATGAAACAATGGTGTTCATGGGTTAATACATTAGCATATAATCAAGGATTTAAAGCTCTAAACCATGATGCTTGGCCAGAATTAATTAAACAAGCGGTACGTTATAGCGGCGATCAGTTTCATTTGCCACTTTGCCCACATTGGCTAACACATAGACTAAAGGAAGCAGCTCTATACTGCAATAAACAACCAATAAATGCCACAGCGTTGTTAGAAAGTAATCGTATCCGCTTTTGGCAGGAAAGTTATCTTTGTGATTTGATACAACAAGAGATAACTGAAGGACAAATTATGGTAGATACGGAAAAAAAAATAACTGGTCAAGTTAATGGACTATCTGTTCTATCTTTTTCTAGTCATCCATTAATTGTTGGTCAACCATCGCGTATTAGTTGCGTAGTATATTTTGGTGATGGAGAAATTAATGATATCGAAAGCAAAGCCGAACTAAGTGGTCATCTTCATACAAAAGGGATGATGATTATGCAAGCATTCCTTATGTCAGTACTTAAGCTAGAACGTCAATTACCTTTTTCTGCATCGTTAGTATTTGAGCAGTCATACGATGAAATAGATGGTGATAGTGCCTCGCTTGCTGAACTAGTAGTACTTATTAGTGCATTAGCCAATCAGCCTATAGATCAACAAATAGCTATTACTGGATCTGTTGATCAATTTGGCAGAGTTCAGTCTATAGGCCACGTCAATGAAAAAATTGAATGTTTTTTTAAACTATGCCAGACACGCGGACTTACTGGTACTCAAGGTGTTATTATTCCTCTCACTAATGTTCGTCATTTATGTTTACATGATGATGTTATTCAAGCAGTACAACTAGGAACTTTTTCGCTATGGCCAGTAAATAATATTTATCAAGCATTAGAAATCCTCACAGCAATGCCTTTTGATCACGAAATTCTTCCAAGTTTAATGAAATATATTCGTGAGCGTATTCTTCAAATTTATAGATATGAACAAAAACAGTTACCATGGTATTTACGTTGGTTAACTAAGCTAATTATAAAAAAATAA
- a CDS encoding TusE/DsrC/DsvC family sulfur relay protein, with protein sequence MQLNNIEIATDIKGYLIRASDWSEALGVEIARREKIELREEHWQVIYFMRSFYYEFNISPTVRMLVKSMEQKYGKNKGNSTYLFNLFPQGPAKQAAKIAGLPQPVKCL encoded by the coding sequence ATGCAATTAAATAACATAGAAATCGCCACGGATATTAAGGGATATTTAATCCGGGCAAGTGATTGGAGTGAGGCATTAGGAGTTGAAATAGCTCGCCGGGAAAAAATTGAGCTTAGAGAAGAACATTGGCAAGTTATATATTTTATGCGTTCTTTTTATTATGAGTTTAATATATCACCAACTGTTCGTATGTTAGTAAAAAGCATGGAACAAAAATATGGCAAGAATAAAGGCAATAGTACTTATTTATTTAATCTTTTTCCTCAAGGTCCTGCTAAACAAGCAGCTAAAATTGCGGGGCTTCCACAACCAGTGAAATGTTTATAA
- the fabA gene encoding bifunctional 3-hydroxydecanoyl-ACP dehydratase/trans-2-decenoyl-ACP isomerase, giving the protein MIEKREFYSKEDLIASSRGELFGERGPQLPAHQMLMMDQVVKITKYGGHYNKGFMEAELDIKPDMWFFCCHFIGDPVMPGCLGLDAMWQLVGFYLGWIGGKGKGRALGVGEVKFIGQILPSAKKVTYRIHFRRIIHRQLLMGMADGEVICDGKIIYTATDLKVGLFQDPTILS; this is encoded by the coding sequence ATGATAGAAAAACGTGAATTTTATTCAAAAGAAGATTTAATAGCATCTAGCCGCGGTGAATTATTTGGTGAAAGAGGCCCTCAGCTTCCGGCGCATCAGATGTTAATGATGGACCAGGTAGTTAAAATCACTAAGTATGGTGGACATTATAATAAAGGTTTCATGGAAGCTGAACTAGACATTAAGCCTGATATGTGGTTCTTCTGTTGTCATTTTATTGGAGATCCAGTGATGCCAGGATGCTTAGGTTTAGATGCTATGTGGCAATTAGTAGGTTTCTATCTTGGTTGGATTGGAGGTAAAGGTAAAGGTCGGGCGCTTGGTGTAGGTGAGGTAAAATTTATTGGTCAAATTTTACCTAGTGCTAAAAAAGTTACTTATCGTATTCATTTTAGACGCATTATCCACCGTCAGCTATTAATGGGTATGGCTGATGGTGAAGTTATTTGTGATGGTAAAATAATTTATACCGCCACTGATCTAAAAGTTGGTTTATTTCAAGATCCGACGATTTTATCGTAG
- the def gene encoding peptide deformylase codes for MSLLPILYYPDHRLRQISKPVNKINNSIYRIVYDMFDTMYHKNGIGLAAPQVNINLNIIVIDVSENKEQRLVLINPELLAKSGETGIHEGCLSIPEQHGFVPRAKNIKVRALDLNGNSFNLETNDLQAICIQHEMDHLVGKLFIDYLSPLKRQRLLKKMKQLIRNLD; via the coding sequence ATGTCCTTATTACCAATTTTGTATTACCCTGATCATCGTTTACGTCAAATATCTAAACCAGTGAATAAAATTAATAATAGTATCTATCGTATTGTATACGATATGTTTGATACTATGTACCATAAAAATGGTATTGGTCTAGCTGCACCGCAAGTCAACATTAACTTAAATATTATTGTTATTGATGTATCAGAAAATAAAGAACAGCGTCTGGTACTTATTAATCCTGAGTTATTAGCAAAAAGTGGTGAAACTGGTATTCATGAAGGTTGTTTATCAATACCAGAGCAACATGGATTTGTTCCACGGGCAAAAAATATCAAAGTACGAGCACTAGACTTAAATGGTAATAGCTTTAATTTAGAAACTAATGATCTGCAGGCTATTTGTATTCAACATGAAATGGATCATCTAGTAGGTAAATTATTTATTGATTACCTTTCACCGCTCAAACGTCAGCGTCTTTTGAAAAAAATGAAACAATTAATACGTAATCTAGATTAA
- the pyrD gene encoding quinone-dependent dihydroorotate dehydrogenase, translated as MLYPLIRQFLFQLDPEKAHELTIQQLKRIAGTPLEYLVRQSVPTKAVTCMGIAFKNPLGLAAGLDKNGECIDALGAMGFGFIEVGTVTPHAQIGNEKPRLFRLTKAYGLINRMGFNNKGVDNLVNNIQKSHFGGVLGINIGKNKDTPIEQGKDDYLICMEKVYPYANYIAVNISSPNTPQLTTLQSGEILDDLLRAIKDKQAKLQEYHHKYVPIAVKITPDMTESELIQMADLLVQHKIDGIIATNTTTSRELVHGLDHSSQSGGLSGRPLQLMSTEVIRILSSKLQGKLPIIGVGGIDSLISAREKMAAGATLIQIYSSFIFHGPRLIKDIISDL; from the coding sequence ATGTTGTATCCTCTTATAAGGCAGTTCTTATTCCAACTAGACCCGGAAAAAGCTCACGAATTAACTATTCAGCAGCTCAAACGTATTGCTGGTACCCCGCTAGAATATTTAGTAAGACAATCGGTTCCTACTAAAGCTGTTACCTGTATGGGTATTGCTTTCAAAAATCCACTAGGTCTAGCTGCTGGACTAGATAAAAACGGTGAATGCATTGATGCTCTCGGTGCTATGGGTTTTGGCTTTATTGAGGTAGGTACGGTAACACCGCATGCCCAAATTGGGAATGAAAAACCACGACTTTTCCGATTAACCAAGGCATACGGTTTGATAAACCGTATGGGATTCAACAATAAGGGTGTGGATAACCTAGTTAATAACATACAAAAATCACATTTTGGTGGTGTTTTAGGTATTAATATTGGTAAAAATAAAGATACACCTATAGAACAAGGAAAAGATGATTATTTGATATGCATGGAAAAAGTATATCCTTACGCTAATTATATTGCAGTAAATATCTCATCACCTAATACTCCTCAGCTCACAACTTTACAATCTGGAGAAATATTAGATGATTTGTTACGAGCTATAAAAGATAAACAAGCGAAACTACAAGAGTATCACCATAAATATGTACCAATAGCAGTTAAAATTACACCTGATATGACTGAATCTGAGCTTATCCAAATGGCTGATCTTCTTGTTCAGCATAAGATAGATGGAATTATTGCAACTAATACAACTACTAGTCGAGAATTAGTACATGGATTAGATCATAGTTCACAATCTGGAGGTTTAAGTGGACGTCCTTTACAATTAATGAGTACTGAAGTTATTCGTATTTTATCATCTAAGTTACAAGGTAAATTACCTATTATTGGTGTTGGTGGTATTGATTCTCTAATATCAGCAAGAGAAAAAATGGCAGCTGGCGCGACACTTATTCAGATTTATTCAAGCTTTATTTTTCATGGTCCACGTCTTATTAAGGATATTATTAGCGATCTTTAG
- the hspQ gene encoding heat shock protein HspQ, whose product MIASKFGIGQQVRHKLFGYLGVIIDVDPEYSLDKPYIDKIAADDSLRTAPWYHVVMEDEDGKPVHTYLAEAQLGYEAFLEHPEQPTLDELAESIRLQLQAPRLRN is encoded by the coding sequence ATGATAGCTAGCAAATTTGGCATAGGACAACAAGTTCGTCATAAACTTTTTGGGTACTTAGGTGTAATTATTGATGTAGATCCAGAATATTCACTAGATAAGCCCTATATTGACAAAATTGCTGCGGATGATAGCCTACGTACTGCTCCTTGGTATCATGTAGTGATGGAAGATGAAGATGGAAAACCTGTACATACCTATCTTGCAGAAGCTCAACTCGGCTATGAAGCTTTTTTAGAACATCCAGAACAACCAACTCTAGATGAACTAGCTGAATCTATTCGTTTGCAACTACAAGCACCACGTTTAAGAAACTAA
- the fmt gene encoding methionyl-tRNA formyltransferase — MRILFAGTPSFAAHYLSVLINSPYKVVGVLTQPDRAAGRGNYLATSAVKQLAIKHNLPVFQPEYLHENNGKHIIEHISVDILVVVAYGMIIPQDMLMFPKLGGINIHGSLLPRWRGAAPIQRALWAGDIKTGITIIQMDDGLDTGPILYQVACKILPVDTSTTLYAKLAKIGSTALLATLKQIITGSQVIEPQNNKFATYARKLNKKEARIDWQLTANQLERCIRAFNPWPISFFKIRDTIIKVWGAQIDDINYHHIPGTILSVDPVGIKIATGKGAIIITQIQLAGTKQMPVKDFLNSRPTWFIPGNILE; from the coding sequence ATGCGTATTCTTTTTGCTGGTACGCCAAGTTTTGCGGCTCATTATTTATCGGTTTTAATAAATTCGCCTTATAAAGTTGTTGGTGTCTTAACACAGCCTGATAGAGCTGCAGGGCGTGGTAATTATTTAGCAACTAGTGCCGTTAAACAACTAGCAATAAAACATAATTTACCGGTATTTCAACCAGAATATCTTCATGAAAATAACGGAAAGCACATAATTGAGCATATTAGTGTAGATATTCTTGTCGTAGTAGCCTACGGTATGATTATACCACAGGATATGCTAATGTTTCCTAAGCTAGGTGGTATTAATATACACGGTTCATTATTGCCTCGTTGGAGAGGGGCTGCTCCTATTCAACGAGCATTATGGGCAGGTGATATTAAAACAGGTATAACTATTATTCAGATGGATGATGGACTGGATACTGGTCCTATATTATATCAAGTTGCTTGTAAAATCTTACCTGTTGATACTAGTACTACTTTATACGCTAAATTAGCTAAAATTGGTTCTACTGCTTTACTAGCTACTCTTAAACAGATAATTACTGGTAGCCAAGTAATAGAACCACAGAATAATAAGTTTGCGACCTATGCACGAAAACTAAACAAGAAAGAAGCACGAATAGATTGGCAACTAACTGCTAATCAGTTAGAGCGTTGTATTAGAGCCTTTAATCCTTGGCCAATAAGTTTCTTCAAAATAAGAGATACCATAATTAAGGTATGGGGTGCACAAATAGATGATATTAATTATCATCATATACCTGGTACAATACTATCAGTAGATCCAGTGGGAATTAAGATAGCTACTGGTAAAGGAGCAATAATAATTACGCAAATACAACTAGCTGGAACAAAACAAATGCCAGTTAAAGATTTCCTTAACTCACGTCCTACCTGGTTTATTCCAGGTAACATTTTAGAATAA
- the hisG gene encoding ATP phosphoribosyltransferase, with amino-acid sequence MVEKSRLRIAMQKSGRLSKESQQLLEKCGIKIHLQQQRLLAFAENMPIDIMRVRDDDIPGLVLDSVVDLGIIGQNVLEEELLTRRAQGENPRYVTLRRLDFGTCRLSIALPIDQAWNGPKCLQNKRIATSYPHLLKQYLDKLGISFKSCLLNGSVEVAPRAGLADAICDLVSTGATLEANGLREVEVIYRSKAYLIQRDGELSLSKQALVDKLMIRIQGVIQARESKYIMMHAPTERLDNIISLLPGAERPTVLPLASDHNLVVMHMVSRETLFWETMENLKALGARSILVLPIEKMME; translated from the coding sequence ATGGTAGAAAAATCACGATTACGGATCGCAATGCAGAAATCCGGTAGACTAAGCAAAGAATCTCAGCAATTACTCGAAAAATGCGGAATTAAAATCCATTTACAACAGCAAAGATTATTAGCATTTGCTGAAAACATGCCTATCGATATTATGCGGGTACGTGATGATGATATTCCAGGCCTAGTATTAGACAGTGTTGTAGATTTAGGAATTATAGGCCAAAATGTACTAGAAGAAGAGTTGCTGACACGTCGCGCTCAAGGTGAAAATCCACGTTATGTTACTCTACGCCGATTAGATTTTGGTACCTGTAGGTTATCAATAGCATTGCCCATAGATCAAGCATGGAATGGTCCAAAATGTTTGCAAAATAAACGTATAGCTACTTCTTACCCTCATCTACTAAAGCAATACCTAGATAAATTAGGTATTAGTTTTAAATCATGTTTATTAAATGGTTCAGTAGAAGTAGCACCAAGAGCTGGTTTAGCAGATGCAATATGTGATTTAGTATCTACCGGAGCTACTCTTGAAGCAAATGGATTGCGAGAAGTTGAAGTAATTTATCGTTCTAAAGCTTATTTGATTCAGCGTGATGGAGAACTTTCACTTTCAAAACAAGCACTAGTAGATAAATTAATGATCCGTATTCAGGGTGTAATTCAAGCTCGTGAATCTAAATATATTATGATGCACGCACCAACAGAACGACTAGATAATATTATTAGTTTATTACCAGGAGCAGAACGTCCTACAGTACTGCCATTGGCTAGCGATCATAACTTAGTAGTCATGCATATGGTTAGCCGTGAAACACTTTTTTGGGAAACTATGGAAAACTTAAAAGCTCTTGGTGCACGTTCTATTCTAGTACTACCCATTGAAAAAATGATGGAATAA
- a CDS encoding MBL fold metallo-hydrolase, with the protein MKYHIIPVTIFNQNCSLIWCDQTKDAALIDPGGDASRLCFEIDKFNVTITQILLTHGHFDHVGAVKKLARYYDVPIIGPHSDDKILLENLSEQCKIFGVPPVDSFLPDRWLVNGDIIIVGLEKYYVLHCPGHSPGHIVLWNKVHRFIHMGDVLFKGAIGRTDLPGGNLTLLLRSINEKLFSLEDDITFLPGHGPMSTIGNERCSTYSFK; encoded by the coding sequence ATGAAGTATCATATTATACCAGTAACAATATTTAATCAAAACTGTTCACTTATATGGTGTGATCAAACCAAAGATGCCGCATTAATTGATCCAGGTGGGGATGCATCACGACTATGTTTTGAAATAGATAAATTTAATGTAACAATCACACAGATATTACTAACTCATGGTCATTTTGACCATGTTGGAGCAGTGAAAAAATTAGCAAGATACTATGATGTCCCTATTATAGGTCCTCACTCTGATGATAAAATTTTATTGGAAAACCTGTCTGAACAGTGTAAAATATTTGGTGTTCCTCCGGTAGATTCATTTTTACCAGATCGTTGGTTAGTAAATGGTGATATTATTATCGTTGGTCTGGAAAAATATTATGTATTACACTGTCCTGGTCATTCTCCTGGACATATTGTACTTTGGAACAAAGTTCATCGATTTATTCATATGGGTGATGTCTTATTCAAAGGCGCAATTGGACGTACTGATTTACCTGGTGGTAATTTGACATTATTACTACGCTCAATTAATGAGAAGCTATTCTCTCTAGAGGATGATATAACTTTTTTACCAGGACATGGACCTATGTCTACTATAGGTAATGAGCGTTGTAGTACTTATTCATTCAAGTAA
- a CDS encoding L-threonylcarbamoyladenylate synthase type 1 TsaC, whose translation MMNFIRTLLIYEIILLKIYHIIKLLHQQQVVAYPTEAMFGLGCDPDSEKAVHTLLTLKKRDWQKGLILVAANYEQLANYIDDNSLNINQRARMFSLWPGPITWTIPARTTTPCWLTGKFSTLAVRISAFKPVRMLCLAFGKPIVSTSANVSGQSPARNICEVRQQFGAAFPVMDQIIEGRYSPSEIRDAISGQLIRRG comes from the coding sequence ATGATGAATTTCATTAGAACACTTTTAATCTATGAGATAATTTTGCTAAAAATTTATCATATAATTAAGCTATTGCATCAACAACAAGTAGTTGCGTATCCTACTGAAGCTATGTTTGGTTTAGGTTGTGATCCAGATAGCGAAAAAGCAGTACACACGTTACTTACTCTAAAGAAAAGAGATTGGCAAAAAGGCCTAATATTAGTTGCTGCTAATTATGAGCAATTAGCTAACTATATTGATGATAATAGTCTGAATATCAACCAACGTGCCCGTATGTTTTCTCTATGGCCAGGTCCTATAACTTGGACTATACCAGCTCGTACTACTACGCCCTGTTGGTTAACAGGAAAATTTTCTACATTAGCGGTACGTATTAGTGCATTTAAGCCTGTTCGAATGTTATGTCTAGCATTCGGTAAACCAATAGTATCTACTAGTGCTAATGTAAGTGGACAATCTCCAGCACGTAATATTTGCGAAGTGCGTCAACAATTTGGGGCAGCTTTTCCTGTAATGGACCAGATAATAGAAGGTCGATATTCTCCATCAGAGATACGTGATGCTATTAGTGGTCAATTAATTCGTCGAGGCTAA